A region from the Vicia villosa cultivar HV-30 ecotype Madison, WI linkage group LG3, Vvil1.0, whole genome shotgun sequence genome encodes:
- the LOC131660234 gene encoding agamous-like MADS-box protein AP3, which yields MARGKIQIKRIENTTNRQVTYSKRRNGLFKKANELTVLCDAKVSIIMFSSTGKLHEYISPSVSTKQFFDQYQMTVGIDLWNSHYENMQENLKKLKDVNRNLRKEIRQRMGDCLNDLSMEELRLLEEEMDKAAKAIRERKYKVITNQIDTQRKKFNNEREVHNRLLRDLDARAEDGRFEMMENGGADYESVIGFSNLGPRMFALTLQPTHPANNNPHHTGQQPASDLTTYPLLF from the exons ATGGCTCGTGGAAAGATCCAGATCAAGAGAATAGAGAACACCACAAACCGACAGGTTACTTATTCCAAACGAAGGAATGGTCTTTTCAAGAAGGCTAATGAGCTTACTGTTCTTTGTGATGCTAAGGTTTCTATTATCATGTTTTCCAGCACCGGCAAGCTTCATGAGTATATCAGTCCTTCTGTCTC GACAAAGCAGTTTTTCGATCAGTATCAGATGACGGTTGGAATTGATCTATGGAACTCTCATTACGAG AATATGCAAGAGAATTTGAAGAAACTGAAAGATGTGAATAGGAATCTTCGGAAGGAGATTAGGCAGAGGATGGGAGATTGTTTGAACGATCTGAGCATGGAGGAACTGAGGCTACTTGAGGAAGAAATGGACAAGGCTGCTAAGGCTATTCGTGAGCGTAAG TATAAGGTGATAACAAATCAGATTGACACTCAAAGGAAGAAG TTTAACAATGAGAGAGAGGTGCACAACAGACTCCTACGTGACTTG GATGCAAGAGCGGAAGATGGACGTTTTGAAATGATGGAAAATGGAGGAGCAGATTATGAATCTGTCATTGGTTTCTCAAATTTAGGTCCTCGCATGTTTGCTTTGACCTTACAGCCTACTCATCCAGCTAACAACAACCCTCATCATACTGGACAACAACCTGCTTCGGATCTCACCACTTACCCTTTACTTTTCTAG